The DNA window GGAGAATCTTCATGTCCAAAGCTGCTGTTTCCGTTTTCCAGGCTCAGCCTTCACTGATGTCCGTCGATGCGGCATCCGAATGCCGTCTGCGCAATGATCGTCAGAGCTATTTTTCGATCACCAGAAGCCTGGTTCAAGCTCAGTTCAAGCTCGATGACCGCGAGTTGTCTCGACGCTTGTGGCAGGAAGTGGCCGACCGAGATCTTGATGTGAGTCGGATTATCAATTTGATGTATGGCTGTTGGTTTCACCAGGATGAGGATGAAATGATTGAGGTTGATAACCGTCACCTTTCATTATTTGTTGACTAGCTTGATGCTTTAAGCACCAATCAAGCCTTTTGTGTGATGGCTTTAAAGTGTCTCGCCTTATTGGCAGCGCTTTAAGGCTTTGTCATGGTGATAGCTATCCATTCGTTTGCAGAATGAGTGGTTTGGTGGTGTGATTTGACTTGTCCGTTCATTCATTGGGAAAGTCTGTTCCCCTTATCTCATTGGCTTTGTGATAGTGCTTGGCCTTGTTTTGCCATGGCTGTGCAATGTTATGCAGCACAGGCGCTGCAAGCTTGAATCCAAGGCGGAAAGGTAGAAGAAAGGATAAATCCCTATTGATTAGGTTTTAATATAAGCATTGGATTCCCAAGGCTTGTGAATCCTAACCTTGCATATTTTGATTGATCAAGACTATTCTTTTGTATTGTTTATGTTTTTACCTGCTGGTTGTATGTTTGCAGCTTGACTTTGTCCGTTGTTTGGCTGTCTAGCGATCTCTTTGTCTGCTACGCACACTTTTGCTGATGAAGAGATTGAGATTGTGTGGCTGCATAGCGCCGTCCTGCCTTATGGGCCTCGCCCACTGTCCTGAAGTTTCCAACGTGGTCGTAATGCACTCCATTGGTGGTGGCAGAGACTGAATAAAGGCTCGAAGTGACCTTTTGTACGCACCAATGCATGAAACAGGATGGAGCCTTCTCGAGCGACTTCATGTCCTTTGCTCTATCGAATGTGTTGAAAGTAAGATAGTATTGGGTCTTTAACGCTGCTCCTTCACGAAAATCCATTTTATTTAAGTTTTTCTTTAGGATTGTGTTGAACAGTGTTGGTTGTTCGTGCTTTTGGCTCTTGTTCGCCAAAACCGACTCGCTTCAATTGGTTCCATGACTCATTGTTGTTGCTGAGGATTTTTCTATGGCTCTTGATCAACTCAAAGCTTTTCTCGTCAAGATGCAGGACGACGAGGCGCTTAAATCCACCGTTCTCTCGGCTTCAACAGCGGATGATGTAGCCAAAATTGCTGCCAAATTAGGTTATGAGTTCTCTGGAGATGAGTTATTACGCCAATCTGGGAAAAAAGTGGGTCGCGTGACAGTCTCTAAACAAGAAACTCCCGGTGAATACAATTAGTTTGAAAGGCTGAGTTGTCTCTATTTGTAGCCTGCCGGGTGTTGCTGAGGTGTTCTTTGAACCGATATTCTTCCAAATAGGATATCAGATTTCTTTTGTCTTGATTATTCGATTGGTTCTCGATCAATACTGATCTCAAATTCTATTCCGAATCGATGGGCGGTTTCTCTAAATCGTTTTGCTAGCTCTATAAAGAGTTTTTTAACCAATTCGTCGTCAAACTCATAGATTTCTAGATTTGCCGTTTTTGACATTGCTTGGAGATCTTCAACCAGTTTTTCTACTCTGGTTGAAAAGACTTTCCCAAACCGTGCTCGTTTCTCCGTTGACGAATTAAAATCCGGCACATTTGTCATGGTGTGGCCCCATCCTTACCGTTGCTCTATCGCTATTTTTGCATGCCATCTCTTCATGCAAAAGAATTCTCGGATTATTTTTGACCACCATTCCAGTCCGATGAGAAGCGATGCTTTGTTCGACTGGAATGATCATTGATGCGTTTGTATAAATCTATCTCATCTGTGTGGTTTCCATATGTTTGATGAGATCAATACATTTGCAGCTATAGGCCCATTCATTGTCGTACCAGGCAACAAGCTTCATGAATCGGTCGTTGAGTGCCATTCCTGCACCTGCATCAAAGACGGATGTTGCACTATCTCCGAGCAGGTCATTGGACACCACCTGGTCGTTGGTGTAGCCGAGAATTCCTCTCAACTCCCCTTCTGCAGCTGCTTTCATGGCAGCTTTGACTTCTTCATAGCTGGTTGATTTTTCCAGATTCACTGTGAGATCAACCACTGATACATCAGGTGTAGGCACCCTGAATGCCATCCCTGTAAGTTTTCCGTTCAGCTCAGGAATCACCCTTCCAACAGCTTTGGCGGCTCCAGTAGAACTAGGAATAATGCTTTGACCAGCTCCGCGACCCCCTCTCCAGTCTTTGAGAGATGGACTGTCCACGGGTTTTTGTGTGGCAGTTGTTGCGTGGACTGTTGTCATCAATCCACTAACGATTCCAAAATTGTCATTGACAACTTTGGCTAATGGGGCAAGGCAGTTTGTCGTGCAGCTTGCATTCGATACGATCTCCTCGCCTTGGTAGTTTTTGTGGTTTACACCCATCACAAACATGGGTGTTTCATCTTTTGATGGTGCGCTCATCACGACGCGTTTTGCCCCAGCATCAATATGTGCTCTCGCCTTATCGTCCGTAAGAAAAAATCCTGTGCTTTCCAGCACGTAATCGGCACCGATATCCCCCCATCTCAGTTCCTTCGGGTCTCTTTCAGCAGAAATACGGATTGATTTACCGTTAACGATCAAATTTTTATTTTCTACTCTTACGTCGCCTTGGAATTGTCGATGCGTTGAATCGTATCGGAGTAGATAGGCGAGGTAATCAACGTCGATCAAATCGTTGACTGCTACCACCTCAACATCATCCATGGATACGGCTTGGCGAAAAGCCAGGCGACCAATGCGTCCAAACCCATTAATACCAATACGGATGGTCATGGGCGGTAACCCTAAAAACTAGTTATAGGACCTGTGCATCGTTCTGCATGTCTGTATTTGAGGATGCTCACATGTGATTGAGTATTAACACTCAGATTTCGTGTTTCGTGTGTTGTCTTTTTGACTTTAGAGATTGCAGGGTTGGTTTGATGTTACAAGGACTTCATCGCCAAGGTTGATGTTTTTGATGAGTTTATTGAGATCCTTGTTGTTCATATTGATGCAACCACCTGTTACGCGTTGTCCGATACGTTTCTCATCATTCGTTCCATGAATTGCAAAGCTATACCACCGGTAGATTCCGTCGTATTCGTTAAAGTTGAATGGCTGGGGTGTTGGTGGTACTGGGGTAAGGCTGATATATCCTGATCCATACTCACCAGTTTCCCCATCCCCTTTAAAGTCTATAGAGTTCATATTTTTGAACAGATTATTTGCTAGGTATTGTTTCGTTTTCCCGGATTTTTTGATCAGCGCTTCATCCATTTCGAATCTACCTTTGCTCATAATTGCATTCACTTTGAAGGTCCCCAGCGGAGTCACGCCTTCCTGAAATGTGCTGCCGATGCATCCAACGCCATTTTTCCCATAGCCCACGTCGAACACCATCTCTTTGCCATCGCTTTGAGCAATGCCTTTGCTTTCTTGTGGCTTGCTTTGGTTGAGTTTGATCTCGATTGATCCCTCGACTTGAGACGAGGCTTTGGTTGTTTTTGACTCTTGCATGCATCCTGAAAGCAGGAGAGCTGATGTTGTGACCATCAACATCTGTGCTACTCGCATGATCATTAGGCTGGTTGTTCACCTATCATGACGTGATTTCAATCATCTGCCTGCATCGATGGGCATGTTCTGAATGTTTTTGTTTTGAAGCTTCTGATTGCATCCGCATTTCTACTCGGTTTGTTGGCCTTCACGCAGTTTCTCGTTCGCCGAGGAATGTCGCGTGATGAGGATTAACTTTCTAGCTTGCCCATCGTTCGTTTGAAGCCTTTTTACGAAATGGTTTCGGCCGATGCAAATGGCCCGATGATAAGCCAAATTCACTTGCATCCATGGCCTTTCACCTTTTCGCAGTCGCCCCCCCTGCAACCTTCAGTTGGTCTCCAAAGGTGGGTCTCTTAATGGTGTTGTGCAATATCCTTGCTATCTATCTCGGAACAAAAATTTTTAAGGCTGGGGAGGGGACTCAACTACCTAATCCTAAATACTTTGGAGGATTGGGTTTAGAGGCTTTACTGGCTACAACCAGTCTTGGCCATGTCATTGGCTTTGGTGTCATTCTCGGCTTCGGTGCTGCCGGCTTGCTTTAGTTGTAGGTCTGTTGACTTGAATGCTGCCCTCAAAAGCGAGGGCAGCCGCCTTGGCTTATGCAGTTTTTCTTTGATACTTTTTTACAAGTCCAGCAATGAGGGCTAAGGCAAAGACACCTAGAAGCGCTAGCCCAAGCATTAGCTTTCCTCCGCTAAAGACCCCAGCGCCCAGGGCAACAATGGGTGGATCACTCAGTGCCACGCTGATGATGAGTGCTGGAGTAAATATCTTCCATTTGGTTCCGCCAAGGCCCGCTGCGTAACTCACAAAATCAAACAGACCTGTCATTAAAAGTCCTGTGAGGAAGAAAGGATTTCCTTCGATTTGTGACTGGTTAAAGCTTTCAATGCGTTTGCTTGCTTTCTCGCCTACGAGGGCTCGCACCGGTTTTTGTCCAAAGCGTTTGGCTACCAAAAATGCGATTTGGCAAAAAACTAGATCGGTAATGAAGATTGTGATCAGTCCTGTCTCAAACCCAAGCAGTGCGCCAGCAAGCAGTGAATACGCTGTGCTTGGTAAGGCTGGAAGCAGGATGCTGACTCCCCTGAGCGCCACAATCCCAAGTGGTGCCCATACACCCATGCCTTCGACCTGAGCACGCAGGGGTTCGAGAGCGTGGGTGTGGGCGAGATGGAGCACAACAATGGCCAGAGCTACAACAGCGCTGACGCCAATGATTTTGCGAAGTCGCTGCACGTATCGCTGATGGAGTTTGATCGTTGTTGACTCTTGCATTTTTTAATCGCGCATGAACCTTTTCGTTTCGATGTGGAATGAGTTGTTACAGCTTCTTTGTTATTGATTGCCTTTTTCTTGACTTAATCTCTTGCCCGCGATTCTTCTTTTAATCAACACTTCTTTTGTCTGTTTTTCTGGGTTTTCAAGTTCTTGCTTGTTTTCAGACCCCTGATGCGCCCTTTTCCGCTTGCTTTCGCTTGGCTCCTCCTCCTGATCCACAGGTTTTCTTTGGGATTGGCTTGATTTTGATTGCTTTGTCAGCGTTACCTTTCCGGCAAATGCCCCGTTCCTATGGATTCGATTGATCTCGAAGTGGTGAATGTTCTGGTTTTCCAGCAGCTTCTGGAGTCTGTCGAGAGCGAATCCTGGGCGGAGGCCACCATGGCCCTGTACAAGCTGTACGACATTGAGGCTGGTCAAACATTCTCTGATTTAGACGAGGAGGAGGAAGAAGAGCTCCTCCCAATGGCGGCCTGAATCGTTCAGCACTGTTGGGGCTGAGCCTGTTTCAGTAAGGGTTTGAACGCTGTCTCCCTTGTGAAGAAGGCAGCCGTCACAAAGGTGCAAAGACCACTGAGTGCCACCCAGATCGCTAAGTAGACGGGATTTCCGCTCGCCCTCGCAATCAGTACAGCCGCAATCAGCGGGGTGGTTCCACCAAACCAGCCTTCCGCAAGGTTGTAGGCCAAGGCTGTCCCCGTGCATCGCACTTCCGCGGGCATCAGCTCCACGTTGGCTGGGCCCTTGCCACCATCCACCACTGCAAGCGCCAGTGTGAATCCCAGTTCTCCACGAACGATCGATTGTGGGTCTTGGCTGTGAATCAGTTGGAGGAATGGAAGTGCCCCAATGCAGAGCAGGGCTGCCCCACCCATCAACATCGGTCTTCTGCCGATCCTGTCTGAGAGCCAGGCTGTGATCGGGTACAGCAGCAGCAAAACAGCCATCACATCCGTATTCAGGCTGAGAGCCACGCTGTCTGCGATCCCGTCCACGTCTTCGACGTAGGTCACTAAATAGACATAGACCGCATAGAAGCCAACGCTGCTGGCAATGTTCAGCGCCAACACCCTGAAGAATGCCGTTCGGTGGGCACCCAGGGTTGAGGAGAGTGGGGTTTTTGTTTTATTGGATGTGTTGTCTTCTCCGACGCCTTGGCGAATAATCACCCCCGTTAGGGCCACGACGGAGCCCATAGCAAAGGCCACGCGCCACCCCCAATCCCCCAGTTGCGTTTGTGTGAGGGTTCTCGTGAGGAGATCTCCAAAGGCTGAACCCATCAGCATCCCCAACACGGAACCCCAGAGTCCCCAGATGCAAAAGAAGCCCCGTTGTCGATCTGGAGCAGATTCGGCGAGGAAAATGATCGAGGTTGTGTATTCCCCCCCGGCTGAAATTCCCTGGAGGAGTCGTAGAAGCACCACGGCAATCGGCGCTGCAATTCCGATCTGGGCATGGGTGGGTAAAAAGGCCATCCCTACGGTTGGGATCGCCATGGCGATCACCGACAGGGTTAGGGCGCGGCGACGTCCTACCAAATCGCCGATGCGGCCATAGACAATTCCTCCAAGGGGGCGGACGATGAACCCGGCGGCAAACGCTCCGAAGGCACCAATCAGGGACGCCGTTGGGTTAGCTGAGGGAAAAAATTGTTGGCCAATCACCGTGGCGAAGTAGCCATAGAGGGCAAAGTCGTACCACTCCATCACGTTGCCGATCAGACCGGCGATTAAGACCCTTGCTCTGGATGGCGGTTTCGAACCATTCCCTTGTTCTTCCAGCATCAACACAGCCATCCCGAATCTCCAGATTGGACGACCGGGCACGTTTGAACTCACTTTGCTAAAGAGAGTTCAAACTCCCTCACGCTGATGTGTTTACTGGCTGCTTTGGGCCTATTCGTTCCAAGGTTGATTCTGATTCTTCTCTGGTTTGTGAATGCGCCCTTTGTGCTCGGACCCTTCAGCGGCTTACCTCTTCCAGATTTTGTTGCACCCTTGATTGGCTTGGTGATATTGCCAACCACCACCTTGGGGTACTGCTGGGCGAGTGCGTCCTATGGCGGAATTAGTTCGTTTAGTGGACTCCTCATTGTTGGTATTGGTTTGTTGATTGATTTTGGTTTGATCGGTGGCGGGAGAGGGATTGCCCGCCGTTAATCAAGCTCCTGAAAGCGGATTAGGGAGAGCCCAGCCCTTCAATGCATAGGGTGCTGGCTTTTGGTTGCCATGCCTTGATCAATCTGGCGTTGGCTTCGCACTGATCTCTTGAGGCTTGTGGAACTTTTTCTAGGGCCGCAGTGGTGCGATGAGCTCCATAGGTGGCCCAAGTGATGATCAGCCAAGTGATGGGTTCCATGAGGCGTTAAGTGAATTCTCCTTCCAGCTTGTCGTCTCGTGCTGCCCAATTGTGGACGTCTTCTTGGCTTTTGGTTTACACAAGGATGTCGTCTTCAATCAGCCAGCCTTTGAGGATCAGTTCTGCTTTTTTGGGTTTGACGTCTGCGGCTGGTACATCAACCATCAAAAAC is part of the Synechococcus sp. WH 8016 genome and encodes:
- a CDS encoding L,D-transpeptidase, with amino-acid sequence MLMVTTSALLLSGCMQESKTTKASSQVEGSIEIKLNQSKPQESKGIAQSDGKEMVFDVGYGKNGVGCIGSTFQEGVTPLGTFKVNAIMSKGRFEMDEALIKKSGKTKQYLANNLFKNMNSIDFKGDGETGEYGSGYISLTPVPPTPQPFNFNEYDGIYRWYSFAIHGTNDEKRIGQRVTGGCINMNNKDLNKLIKNINLGDEVLVTSNQPCNL
- the psaK gene encoding photosystem I reaction center subunit PsaK, which encodes MAFHLFAVAPPATFSWSPKVGLLMVLCNILAIYLGTKIFKAGEGTQLPNPKYFGGLGLEALLATTSLGHVIGFGVILGFGAAGLL
- a CDS encoding Nif11-like leader peptide family natural product precursor, which translates into the protein MALDQLKAFLVKMQDDEALKSTVLSASTADDVAKIAAKLGYEFSGDELLRQSGKKVGRVTVSKQETPGEYN
- the gap gene encoding type I glyceraldehyde-3-phosphate dehydrogenase gives rise to the protein MTIRIGINGFGRIGRLAFRQAVSMDDVEVVAVNDLIDVDYLAYLLRYDSTHRQFQGDVRVENKNLIVNGKSIRISAERDPKELRWGDIGADYVLESTGFFLTDDKARAHIDAGAKRVVMSAPSKDETPMFVMGVNHKNYQGEEIVSNASCTTNCLAPLAKVVNDNFGIVSGLMTTVHATTATQKPVDSPSLKDWRGGRGAGQSIIPSSTGAAKAVGRVIPELNGKLTGMAFRVPTPDVSVVDLTVNLEKSTSYEEVKAAMKAAAEGELRGILGYTNDQVVSNDLLGDSATSVFDAGAGMALNDRFMKLVAWYDNEWAYSCKCIDLIKHMETTQMR
- a CDS encoding TVP38/TMEM64 family protein, giving the protein MQESTTIKLHQRYVQRLRKIIGVSAVVALAIVVLHLAHTHALEPLRAQVEGMGVWAPLGIVALRGVSILLPALPSTAYSLLAGALLGFETGLITIFITDLVFCQIAFLVAKRFGQKPVRALVGEKASKRIESFNQSQIEGNPFFLTGLLMTGLFDFVSYAAGLGGTKWKIFTPALIISVALSDPPIVALGAGVFSGGKLMLGLALLGVFALALIAGLVKKYQRKTA
- a CDS encoding RNA polymerase-binding protein RpbA; this translates as MTNVPDFNSSTEKRARFGKVFSTRVEKLVEDLQAMSKTANLEIYEFDDELVKKLFIELAKRFRETAHRFGIEFEISIDREPIE
- a CDS encoding MFS transporter, translating into MAVLMLEEQGNGSKPPSRARVLIAGLIGNVMEWYDFALYGYFATVIGQQFFPSANPTASLIGAFGAFAAGFIVRPLGGIVYGRIGDLVGRRRALTLSVIAMAIPTVGMAFLPTHAQIGIAAPIAVVLLRLLQGISAGGEYTTSIIFLAESAPDRQRGFFCIWGLWGSVLGMLMGSAFGDLLTRTLTQTQLGDWGWRVAFAMGSVVALTGVIIRQGVGEDNTSNKTKTPLSSTLGAHRTAFFRVLALNIASSVGFYAVYVYLVTYVEDVDGIADSVALSLNTDVMAVLLLLYPITAWLSDRIGRRPMLMGGAALLCIGALPFLQLIHSQDPQSIVRGELGFTLALAVVDGGKGPANVELMPAEVRCTGTALAYNLAEGWFGGTTPLIAAVLIARASGNPVYLAIWVALSGLCTFVTAAFFTRETAFKPLLKQAQPQQC